TCTTCCAGAACGTCCGGAAGGGATTGATCCCCGCTCGGCTCACCGTGGACGAAGTCTATGCGCTCACCGAATCGGGGGTGCTGGGCGAGGGCGACGATTTCGAGCTGATCGACGGGGAGATCGTGCCGATGGCGGCTGCCAAAGCAAGCTGGCACGAACTGATGAAGTCGAAACTTACACGCGCGCTCGTATTGGCTACGACCGCCGATGTGCGCCTGTTCGTTGAAGCCTCGATCACGCTGTCGCCCAATACCCTGGTCGAACCCGATCTGGTGTTGGCGACGGGATCGATGTCGCGCGAACTACGCGGCCCCGATCTGCTGCTGGCGATCGAAGTTGCCGACACATCGCTGGGCTATGATATCCGCGTGAAGGCGCCACTCTATGCCCGCTTCGGCGTGCGCGACTATTGGGTCGTCGATGCCGTGCGGCAGACGATCCGGGTTCATCGCGATCCACAGGACGGCGTCTATCGTGATGTCGAGGAGTATGAGCGGCAGGACGAAATCACGGCACTGTTGCTGCCCGACGTCACGATCCGGCTCGATCGACTCGACTGACGCCGCCCATCTTTAAAAACGCGCTCCCAGCGCGTATATGCGCGCGATGCGGCATAGGGCCGCGACAGGAGAAAGCGTTATACCACCGCCCATGATGCGCCGTCCGCTCGGCCAGCCGCCGATGCCGCTGAACGGCCCGCGCTACAACGAGTTCATCCAGAGCCAGAAGGTTCGGGTGATCGACGAGAATGGCGAAAATCTGGGCGTGATGTACACGCGCGAGGCGATGGCGCAGGCCAACGAGATCGGTCTCGATCTGGTTGAGGTGTCGCCCAACGCCGATCCGCCCGTCGCCAAGTTCCTCGACGTCGGCAAGTTCAAGTACGAGACGCAGAAGAAGGCGAATCTCGCCCGCAAAAGCCAGAAGACGCAGGAGATCAAAGAGATCAAGATGCGTCCCAACATCGACGACCATGATTACGGCACGAAGATGAAGAAGATCTTCGAGTTCATCGAGGAAGGCGACAAGGTGAAATGCACCCTGCGCTTCCGGGGCCGCGAGATGGCGCATCTTCAGCTCGGCATGCAGGTGCTGCAGCGCGTGCAGGCCGACACGGCGGAAATCGCCAAGGTGGAGCAGTTCCCGCGCACCGAAGGCCGCCAGATGCTGATGGTGATCGCGCCCAAGTGAGGTGACGGGCGGCCTGCGCGGGCCGCCCTTAACCCGCGCTGTCATGCTGAACTTGTTTCAGCATCCATGGACCGGGATCACAACCGTACCGTCCAGTGGCGATGTCAGGCCGTGGATCCTGAAACAAGTTCAGGATGACGGGGGCTAGGACGGCATCGCCTCAAACGGTCGGGCGCTTCTCGAAGCCCTGCACCACATCCCCGCTCTCGTCATCCGTCACCGCGACGTCCGTCACGCGCGCGGCCGGCGGCCCCGCATGGGCCCGCGCCACGATCGCCTCGATCATTTCGGGCGCGCCGCGGACGACCGCCTCCACGCTGCCGTCCGCGCGATTGCGGACCCAGCCGTCGAGGCCGAGCGCGTGTGCCTGCTCCATGAACCAGGCGCGATAGAAGACGCCCTGCACCTTGCCGGTGATGCGGAGATTCTTCGCGATCATCGTCTCCTCCTTTGCCCGCCGCCGCTGCCGCCGATCAGGAAGACCAGCAGGAACGGCCAGAAGAACGTCCAGAACAGATCGCCGATCGTGCCCGAGAGCGTCCACTTGGTCGGGAAGAGATAATCCGCGACCTCGTTCAGCGTTTCCAGGATGATGACGGGCAGCAGGTTGCGCCTGTCTCCCCAGCTGCGCCCGCGCAGCAGCACGGTGCCAAGCCAGAGGATCAGGCCTGCATTCATGTGAAGCAGCTTGTCGCTGGCCGGGCCATTGCGCTCGATCCAGAGCGCGGCGTCGTGATAGCGGTGCATCCAGCCCAGCAGGGTGATCTGGACGGTGTGAAGGAAGGACATCATGCGAGAGCGGACCTAGCCGCTGCGGATGAGATGTCGAGCGCTGTAGCGCGAAACGGGG
This DNA window, taken from Sphingomonas sp. AP4-R1, encodes the following:
- a CDS encoding Uma2 family endonuclease, which encodes MTVFQNVRKGLIPARLTVDEVYALTESGVLGEGDDFELIDGEIVPMAAAKASWHELMKSKLTRALVLATTADVRLFVEASITLSPNTLVEPDLVLATGSMSRELRGPDLLLAIEVADTSLGYDIRVKAPLYARFGVRDYWVVDAVRQTIRVHRDPQDGVYRDVEEYERQDEITALLLPDVTIRLDRLD
- the infC gene encoding translation initiation factor IF-3; translated protein: MMRRPLGQPPMPLNGPRYNEFIQSQKVRVIDENGENLGVMYTREAMAQANEIGLDLVEVSPNADPPVAKFLDVGKFKYETQKKANLARKSQKTQEIKEIKMRPNIDDHDYGTKMKKIFEFIEEGDKVKCTLRFRGREMAHLQLGMQVLQRVQADTAEIAKVEQFPRTEGRQMLMVIAPK
- a CDS encoding acylphosphatase, which produces MIAKNLRITGKVQGVFYRAWFMEQAHALGLDGWVRNRADGSVEAVVRGAPEMIEAIVARAHAGPPAARVTDVAVTDDESGDVVQGFEKRPTV